A region from the Methylovorus glucosotrophus genome encodes:
- a CDS encoding alkene reductase: MTDLFSPVSLGSIQLKNRMVMAPLTRNRAGTGNVPTDLNALYYQQRASAGLIITEATPISAMAHGYPATPGIHTPAQVEGWKKVVQAVHAQSGKIVLQLWHVGRISHPSLLPDNALPVAPSAIKPAGQAFTYQGLQDFVTPRALELAELPGIVADYAAATKHALEAGFDGVEVHAANGYLLDQFLRDGSNKRTDQYGGSLENRSRLLLEVVNAVIAVAGADKVGVRISPLNPFNDMADSNPQALFNHVAEVLSPLGLAYLHAVEGGMGGGEVAPFDFNVLRKHFKGPYIANLAYDKAKGNAAIASGHADAIAYGVPFLANPDLVERFRQDAPLNAPDQASFYGGTEKGYTDYPTLQQA; this comes from the coding sequence ATGACAGATCTATTCAGCCCGGTAAGCCTGGGTTCCATCCAACTCAAAAACCGCATGGTCATGGCGCCACTGACCCGCAACCGCGCGGGCACCGGCAATGTGCCAACTGACCTCAATGCGCTCTACTACCAGCAGCGTGCCAGTGCTGGATTGATCATCACCGAAGCCACGCCTATTTCCGCCATGGCCCATGGTTATCCGGCAACGCCTGGTATCCATACCCCGGCGCAAGTGGAAGGCTGGAAAAAAGTGGTGCAGGCCGTGCATGCCCAAAGTGGCAAGATCGTTCTGCAACTCTGGCATGTAGGCCGTATTTCGCATCCTTCCTTGTTGCCGGACAATGCCTTGCCGGTGGCGCCCTCTGCCATCAAGCCTGCCGGACAGGCCTTTACCTATCAGGGGCTGCAGGATTTCGTCACGCCACGTGCGCTGGAACTGGCCGAGTTGCCCGGCATCGTGGCAGATTACGCTGCCGCTACCAAGCACGCGCTGGAAGCCGGCTTTGACGGCGTAGAGGTGCATGCCGCCAATGGGTATCTGCTGGATCAGTTCCTGCGTGATGGCAGCAACAAGCGCACGGATCAATACGGTGGCAGCCTGGAAAATCGCAGCCGTCTGTTGCTGGAAGTCGTGAACGCGGTGATTGCCGTGGCCGGTGCCGACAAGGTGGGCGTGCGTATTTCGCCTCTTAACCCGTTCAACGACATGGCGGATTCCAATCCACAGGCACTGTTCAATCACGTGGCCGAAGTATTGAGCCCGCTGGGTCTTGCCTATCTGCACGCCGTTGAAGGCGGCATGGGCGGCGGCGAAGTGGCGCCATTTGATTTCAATGTGCTGCGCAAACACTTCAAGGGTCCGTACATTGCCAATCTGGCCTATGACAAAGCGAAAGGCAACGCGGCTATTGCCAGCGGACATGCCGATGCCATCGCCTATGGCGTACCTTTCCTGGCAAATCCGGATCTGGTGGAACGCTTCCGCCAGGATGCGCCATTGAATGCGCCGGATCAGGCCAGCTTCTACGGTGGCACGGAAAAGGGCTACACTGATTACCCGACACTGCAGCAAGCTTAA
- a CDS encoding YceI family protein, with amino-acid sequence MKHIIASLALVSFAGVASAAVDTYNIDTAHSFANFKIRHVVSKTAGSFNDIKGVIKLDPDNLANSSVDARINVLSISTGLAKRDEHIQKPEYLDAGAFSEIQFVSTKVEAKSKTQGVITGKFTLHGVTKEISFPFVVLGYGNDAWGGQRTGIEANAVIKASDYGYTWGQKVGAPVGDDIEVNLLIEGVKQK; translated from the coding sequence ATGAAACACATCATCGCCTCTCTGGCGCTCGTAAGTTTTGCTGGCGTTGCATCTGCTGCTGTCGATACCTACAACATCGATACCGCACACAGCTTTGCCAACTTCAAGATTCGCCACGTGGTTTCCAAGACTGCGGGCAGCTTCAATGACATCAAGGGCGTTATCAAACTGGACCCGGATAATCTGGCTAACTCCAGCGTCGATGCCCGCATCAATGTACTCAGCATCAGCACTGGCCTGGCCAAGCGCGATGAGCATATCCAGAAGCCGGAGTATCTGGATGCTGGCGCCTTTAGCGAAATCCAGTTTGTCAGCACCAAGGTCGAAGCCAAAAGCAAAACCCAGGGCGTGATCACCGGTAAATTCACTCTGCATGGCGTGACCAAGGAGATTTCCTTCCCCTTCGTGGTACTGGGCTATGGCAATGACGCATGGGGCGGCCAACGTACCGGGATCGAAGCAAACGCTGTGATCAAGGCTTCCGATTACGGCTACACCTGGGGCCAGAAGGTCGGCGCCCCGGTAGGTGACGATATTGAAGTCAATCTGCTGATTGAAGGCGTGAAGCAAAAGTAA
- a CDS encoding flavodoxin family protein encodes MATIAIVYHSGYGHTAAQAQAVARGAGKSAGTQVHLLTSEEAQQQWELLAGADAIIFGSPTYMGSVSAKFKEFMEASSKIWYERGWQDKLAAGFTTSASQSGDKLDSLIQLSVFAAQHGMLWVSLGLLPGNNHSQGSVNDLNRLGSFLGAMAQANSDQGADVAPIQSDLLTAEHLGERVAELAKRLQAS; translated from the coding sequence ATGGCAACCATCGCAATCGTGTATCACAGTGGCTACGGCCACACCGCCGCCCAGGCCCAGGCCGTCGCACGCGGTGCTGGCAAATCCGCCGGCACGCAAGTTCACTTGCTGACCAGCGAAGAGGCTCAGCAGCAATGGGAACTTTTGGCAGGGGCCGATGCCATTATCTTCGGCAGTCCGACTTACATGGGCTCGGTGTCGGCCAAGTTCAAGGAGTTCATGGAAGCGAGCTCCAAGATCTGGTACGAGCGCGGCTGGCAAGACAAGCTTGCAGCCGGCTTTACCACCTCTGCCAGCCAAAGCGGCGACAAGCTGGATAGTCTGATTCAGCTGTCCGTATTTGCCGCTCAGCATGGCATGCTGTGGGTCAGTCTGGGGCTGTTGCCCGGCAATAATCATAGTCAGGGCTCAGTAAACGATTTGAATCGACTGGGCAGTTTTCTGGGCGCAATGGCACAAGCCAATAGCGACCAGGGTGCCGATGTGGCGCCTATACAAAGTGATCTGCTGACTGCCGAACATCTGGGCGAACGCGTAGCCGAGCTAGCCAAGCGTTTGCAGGCTTCTTAA
- a CDS encoding pirin family protein, translating to MIKLRKSRERGHANLGWLDSYHSFSFSSYYDPAYMGYSVLRVINEDVIEPGRGFGMHSHRDMEIITYMLQGDLRHEDSLGNGSTIHAGDVQRMTAGSGISHSEFNASKTAQAHLLQIWLMPEQDGLSPGYEEKHFPLAAKHNRWCLIASREGRDNSLKINQFVDLYASVLDQDVTLDMTLDSGRSYYLQVAQGSLQANGQDLQQGDAIRMDGETRLDIRALTQAEVLLFDLPPHHIPATQSI from the coding sequence ATGATCAAGCTTAGAAAATCCCGTGAACGGGGACATGCCAATCTTGGTTGGCTGGATAGTTACCACTCGTTTTCGTTTTCAAGTTATTACGACCCCGCCTATATGGGCTATTCAGTGCTGCGCGTGATCAATGAGGACGTGATTGAGCCGGGCCGCGGGTTTGGCATGCACAGCCATCGTGATATGGAAATCATCACCTATATGCTGCAGGGCGACTTGCGCCATGAAGACAGCCTGGGAAATGGATCGACCATCCATGCTGGTGATGTTCAGCGCATGACGGCGGGCAGCGGTATTTCTCACAGCGAATTCAATGCATCTAAGACCGCGCAGGCACATCTGCTGCAAATATGGTTGATGCCCGAGCAGGATGGCCTGTCACCCGGGTATGAAGAAAAGCATTTTCCACTCGCCGCCAAGCATAATCGCTGGTGCCTGATTGCCTCACGCGAGGGCCGTGACAACAGTTTGAAGATCAACCAGTTCGTGGATCTCTACGCCAGTGTGCTTGATCAGGATGTAACCTTGGACATGACGCTGGATAGTGGACGCAGCTATTACCTGCAAGTCGCCCAGGGCAGCCTTCAGGCAAATGGACAGGATTTGCAGCAAGGGGATGCGATCAGAATGGATGGTGAAACCCGGCTGGACATACGGGCGCTGACGCAAGCGGAAGTGCTGCTGTTTGATCTGCCACCCCATCACATTCCCGCAACGCAGTCGATCTAA
- a CDS encoding LysR family transcriptional regulator: MNTSLTMDALEVLDAIARKGSFAAAAESLFRVPSAITYTVRKLESDLGIAIFDRKGHRAELTEAGAELLREGRRLLQAAQEIESRVKRVATGVETELGIALSDLFTVAPIYRVLEKFYEQGFGTRIRLMREVYGGSWDALVTGRADISIGAPGDGPPGGGYITHTMGTVEFDYAVAPHHPLAALPEPLQNQDIQQYRSISAADSSRDLAPRTSGILQGQDVLTVSDMASKLLAQQRGLGVGYLPRTMATKHVANGTLVIKQVAEPKPEVPCFLAWRSDGGKAQAWLIREISQLALDELLI; this comes from the coding sequence ATGAACACCTCTCTCACCATGGATGCACTGGAAGTGCTGGATGCCATTGCGCGCAAGGGCAGCTTTGCAGCGGCAGCAGAATCGCTGTTTCGCGTGCCATCGGCCATCACTTACACGGTGCGCAAGCTGGAAAGTGATCTGGGCATTGCCATTTTTGACCGCAAAGGCCATCGGGCGGAGCTGACAGAAGCAGGCGCCGAGCTGTTGCGAGAAGGCCGACGCCTGTTGCAGGCGGCGCAAGAGATTGAATCCCGCGTCAAGCGCGTGGCCACCGGCGTAGAAACCGAACTGGGCATTGCCCTGAGCGACCTGTTTACTGTGGCCCCGATATACCGGGTGCTGGAAAAGTTTTATGAACAAGGCTTTGGCACGCGCATCCGGCTGATGCGCGAGGTATATGGTGGCAGCTGGGATGCCCTGGTAACTGGCCGTGCCGACATTTCCATAGGCGCGCCGGGCGATGGCCCGCCCGGCGGCGGCTACATTACCCACACCATGGGCACAGTGGAGTTTGACTATGCCGTAGCTCCGCATCACCCGCTGGCCGCCCTGCCCGAACCCTTGCAAAATCAGGATATCCAGCAATACCGCTCCATCTCCGCTGCCGATAGCTCGCGCGACCTGGCGCCCCGCACCTCCGGCATTCTGCAGGGGCAGGATGTGCTGACGGTATCGGACATGGCATCCAAGCTCCTGGCGCAGCAACGCGGCCTGGGAGTGGGCTACCTGCCCCGGACCATGGCCACAAAGCATGTTGCCAATGGCACGCTGGTGATCAAACAGGTGGCTGAACCCAAGCCTGAGGTGCCCTGTTTTCTTGCCTGGCGCAGCGATGGCGGCAAAGCGCAGGCCTGGCTGATTCGTGAAATTTCCCAACTAGCACTGGATGAACTGCTGATCTAG
- a CDS encoding phosphate-starvation-inducible PsiE family protein translates to MIREKPEQYDKVHIPRELYAVNRYAVKAMVWLNGFAHIIIGLALAVAVLMFTWLFYVDVRDAASAHNLVHGFLHALGTLMLLWSISALITAEIRYLRGSQLEVEAFIEVAMIVVLRKLIVMPVEDGSLIPSDVALWVGAGLMLGIMYVLVRWSNKFGKTN, encoded by the coding sequence ATGATCAGAGAAAAACCAGAACAATACGACAAAGTGCATATTCCACGTGAGCTGTATGCTGTTAACCGCTATGCGGTCAAAGCCATGGTCTGGCTCAATGGCTTTGCCCACATCATCATCGGGCTGGCACTGGCCGTGGCCGTGCTGATGTTTACCTGGCTGTTTTATGTGGATGTACGCGATGCGGCCTCCGCCCACAATCTGGTACATGGCTTTTTGCATGCCCTCGGTACCCTCATGCTGCTGTGGTCCATTTCAGCGCTGATTACTGCAGAGATTCGTTACCTGCGTGGTAGCCAGCTGGAAGTGGAAGCGTTTATCGAAGTTGCCATGATCGTGGTCCTGCGCAAGCTGATCGTCATGCCGGTGGAAGATGGTTCGCTGATCCCTTCCGATGTCGCCCTGTGGGTAGGCGCAGGCCTGATGCTGGGCATCATGTATGTGCTGGTACGCTGGTCCAACAAATTCGGTAAAACCAACTAA
- a CDS encoding AAA family ATPase: MSSLHPVAAQIIRATSSIILGKEQQIKLALACILARGHLLIEDLPGMGKTTLSHTLAQVLGLQFNRVQFTSDLLPGDVLGISVYDRNIGAFTFHPGPVFTHVLLADEINRATPKTQSALLEVMEEGQVTLEGETRPLPTPFFVIATQNPTHHIGTFPLPESQLDRFLMRIRLGYPDPQSERTLLQNNGGRAHVSEVEACISAVELMALQAEVDHVHLSDALLDYLQALLQYSRQAVDYSAGLSPRAGLALRQCAQAWALMHNRDFVIPEDIQAVLPGVAGHRLQWAVGMESHADSGLHLLNAVAIP; the protein is encoded by the coding sequence ATGTCCAGCCTGCACCCTGTCGCCGCCCAGATCATTCGTGCCACCTCCAGCATCATTCTTGGCAAGGAGCAGCAGATCAAGCTGGCACTGGCCTGCATTCTGGCGCGGGGGCATCTGCTGATCGAAGACTTGCCCGGCATGGGCAAGACCACGCTTTCGCATACGCTGGCGCAGGTACTGGGGCTGCAGTTCAACCGCGTGCAATTCACCAGCGACTTGTTGCCGGGCGATGTATTGGGCATTTCGGTGTATGACCGCAATATTGGCGCTTTTACGTTTCATCCTGGCCCGGTCTTTACGCATGTGTTGCTGGCCGACGAGATCAACCGTGCCACGCCCAAAACCCAGAGCGCGCTGCTGGAAGTCATGGAAGAAGGCCAGGTCACCCTGGAAGGAGAAACCCGCCCCCTGCCCACACCGTTTTTCGTGATTGCCACGCAGAATCCCACCCATCACATTGGTACCTTTCCCCTGCCAGAGTCGCAACTGGACCGTTTCCTGATGCGCATTCGGCTGGGCTACCCTGATCCGCAATCCGAGCGCACCTTGCTGCAGAACAATGGTGGCCGCGCCCATGTCAGCGAGGTCGAAGCCTGCATCAGCGCGGTGGAGTTGATGGCCTTGCAGGCTGAAGTAGACCATGTGCACCTTTCAGATGCCCTGCTGGATTACCTGCAAGCCCTGCTGCAATACAGCCGACAAGCGGTGGATTACAGTGCCGGGTTATCGCCACGCGCCGGACTTGCCCTGCGGCAATGTGCGCAAGCCTGGGCACTGATGCACAACCGTGACTTTGTGATTCCAGAAGACATCCAGGCGGTACTGCCCGGTGTCGCGGGTCACCGCCTGCAATGGGCCGTTGGCATGGAATCCCATGCGGATAGCGGACTGCATTTATTGAATGCGGTCGCCATCCCCTAG
- a CDS encoding DUF58 domain-containing protein, whose translation MRSPSPSAASTTPVSRPAAFIKSSLNWTRWLRTARADSRRGPVLTTRHIYILPTRAGVLYGTIIIAMLLGSINYSLSLGFVLTFLLAALGIVCMLHTWRNLAWLEVSHCQASPVFAGEEATLEIRLKESSGRMRHAIYASCAACLQPQSTDIPPRQSGTITLAYPTARRGWSEPGRLTLFTVFPLGLLQAWSYADTDCRVLVYPRPAASGRSSASSTDQAGKGSRDSLLGDQDFAGLRHYRPGDSPRRIDWKASSREQGMYSKHFQGEPVSSVWLDWHETTGPDGEERICQLVRWVVDAHQAGGRYGLRLPQLTLAADRGEAHYHRCLQALALMELPA comes from the coding sequence ATGCGGTCGCCATCCCCTAGCGCGGCCAGCACAACGCCTGTGAGCCGCCCTGCTGCCTTTATCAAATCTTCCCTGAACTGGACACGCTGGCTACGCACAGCCCGCGCTGATTCCCGCCGCGGCCCCGTTCTCACCACCCGCCATATCTACATCCTGCCGACTCGCGCTGGCGTGCTCTACGGCACCATCATCATTGCCATGCTGCTGGGCAGCATCAATTACAGCCTGAGCCTGGGCTTTGTACTGACCTTTCTTTTGGCTGCGCTGGGCATCGTATGCATGCTGCATACCTGGCGCAATCTCGCCTGGCTGGAAGTCAGCCACTGCCAGGCCAGCCCCGTGTTTGCTGGGGAAGAAGCCACACTGGAAATTCGCCTCAAAGAATCCTCCGGTCGCATGCGTCATGCCATTTACGCCTCCTGCGCAGCCTGCCTGCAGCCGCAGAGCACCGACATCCCGCCCAGGCAATCTGGCACGATTACGCTGGCTTACCCCACTGCGCGTCGCGGCTGGAGCGAACCCGGTCGCCTGACCCTTTTCACTGTGTTTCCGCTAGGCCTGCTGCAGGCATGGTCGTATGCTGATACGGATTGCCGGGTGCTGGTTTACCCGCGCCCGGCAGCATCTGGCCGTAGTAGCGCCTCCAGCACGGATCAGGCAGGCAAAGGCAGTCGGGATAGCTTGCTGGGCGATCAGGATTTTGCCGGACTGCGTCACTATCGGCCGGGCGACTCGCCACGCCGCATCGACTGGAAAGCCTCTTCGCGTGAACAAGGCATGTACAGCAAGCATTTTCAGGGCGAGCCCGTGTCCAGCGTCTGGCTGGATTGGCATGAAACCACAGGGCCCGATGGCGAGGAGCGCATCTGCCAGCTGGTACGCTGGGTGGTGGACGCGCATCAGGCTGGAGGTCGCTATGGCCTGCGCCTGCCGCAGCTCACGCTGGCGGCGGATCGCGGTGAAGCGCATTACCACCGCTGCCTGCAAGCCCTGGCACTGATGGAGTTGCCCGCATGA
- a CDS encoding transglutaminase TgpA family protein — translation MSVTRHALRNFTPQRHDVIWLLLSLLAVWGLHIAHLPLWINGLMALIFGWRWLIASRGWSLPRMPVLLPLTLLGIAGIVASFDGLFGRDASVALLTLMLGLKLLESRSSRDFMLVIFIAYFLTVNAFLFGQSMLVAAGMLIPVTGLTAALIGLQKPQSGSDQGLQLRLALTLLGQAIPLMLVLFVLFPRLPGPLWGVPKDSYKSMTGLSDRMRPGDISELSLSGATAFRVSFTGAPPRASQLYWRGPVFGYFDGREWRADRRAGYLPRESLSVRGEPVRYSVTLEPHNQPWMLVLDMPSQLPAGALASPDLQILAREPVRTRIRYEGVSHLDYTLADQLSPVAERYLLQLPQQGNPKARAMAEQWRAQLPDHQAIVDTALRMFRQQDFYYTLTPPPLGTNSIDDFLFNSRRGFCEHYAGSFAFLMRAAGIPARVVTGYQGGELNPVGQYMIVRQSDAHAWTEVWLPHRGWVRVDPTAAVSPSRIEAGIASAISESASLPLLARRDYPLLRKLYLNWDAINNGWNQWVLGYNQQKQAELLSRIFGASFPLSLLTALFIAVTALVLGLISWVLLRDKTRRDPLQQVYARFLRKMARAGLQQAPEEGAQDFSHRAQQQLPMQAAQIAAITALYLQLRYGRPSNASLQMLKREIRNL, via the coding sequence ATGAGCGTTACCCGCCACGCCCTGCGCAACTTCACGCCGCAACGCCATGATGTGATCTGGCTGCTGCTTTCCCTGCTGGCGGTATGGGGCTTGCATATTGCGCACTTGCCTCTGTGGATCAATGGCTTGATGGCGCTCATCTTCGGCTGGCGCTGGCTGATTGCGTCGCGAGGCTGGTCGCTGCCACGCATGCCGGTATTGCTGCCGCTGACATTGCTCGGTATTGCCGGCATCGTCGCCAGCTTCGATGGGCTGTTCGGGCGCGATGCCAGCGTCGCCCTGCTCACGCTCATGCTGGGGCTGAAGCTGCTGGAGTCCCGTAGCAGCCGCGATTTCATGCTGGTGATCTTCATAGCCTATTTCCTCACCGTCAACGCCTTCCTGTTTGGTCAATCCATGCTGGTCGCGGCTGGCATGCTGATCCCGGTGACAGGCCTGACAGCCGCCCTGATCGGCCTGCAAAAACCGCAGTCGGGCTCAGACCAGGGCCTGCAGTTACGCCTCGCGCTCACCCTGCTGGGGCAGGCCATACCGCTGATGCTGGTCCTGTTTGTGTTATTCCCGCGCCTGCCGGGGCCGTTGTGGGGCGTGCCCAAAGATAGCTACAAGAGCATGACCGGGCTTTCTGACCGCATGCGCCCCGGCGATATCAGCGAGCTCAGCCTGTCCGGTGCCACGGCATTTCGGGTCAGTTTTACCGGAGCGCCCCCCAGGGCCAGCCAGCTTTACTGGCGCGGTCCGGTGTTTGGCTATTTTGATGGCCGCGAGTGGCGTGCCGACAGGCGCGCGGGGTATCTGCCGCGTGAATCGCTATCGGTGCGCGGAGAACCTGTGCGGTATAGCGTGACGCTGGAACCGCACAACCAGCCATGGATGCTGGTGCTGGACATGCCATCGCAATTGCCCGCAGGCGCCCTGGCGAGCCCGGATCTGCAGATACTGGCGCGTGAACCGGTACGCACCCGCATACGCTATGAAGGCGTATCGCATCTGGACTACACCCTGGCGGATCAACTATCGCCGGTGGCCGAACGCTATCTGCTGCAACTGCCCCAGCAGGGCAACCCAAAGGCACGCGCCATGGCCGAACAATGGCGCGCACAACTGCCAGACCACCAGGCGATTGTAGATACTGCTTTGCGCATGTTTCGCCAACAGGACTTCTATTACACGCTGACCCCGCCACCATTGGGCACGAACAGCATAGATGACTTTCTGTTCAACTCGCGCCGCGGGTTCTGTGAGCACTATGCCGGGAGCTTTGCCTTTCTGATGCGGGCCGCCGGGATACCGGCACGCGTAGTCACGGGTTATCAGGGCGGAGAGTTGAATCCGGTCGGCCAGTACATGATCGTGCGCCAATCCGACGCCCATGCCTGGACCGAAGTCTGGCTGCCCCATCGCGGCTGGGTGCGGGTAGACCCGACCGCCGCCGTATCGCCATCGCGCATTGAAGCAGGCATCGCCAGCGCAATTAGCGAAAGCGCCAGCCTGCCCCTGCTGGCACGGCGCGATTACCCGCTGCTGCGCAAGCTCTACCTCAACTGGGATGCGATCAACAACGGCTGGAACCAGTGGGTGCTGGGTTACAATCAGCAAAAACAGGCCGAGTTGCTATCCCGGATTTTTGGCGCGTCTTTTCCATTGTCGCTACTCACGGCATTGTTTATCGCGGTCACGGCACTGGTGCTAGGCCTGATCAGCTGGGTACTGCTGCGTGACAAAACAAGGCGCGACCCGCTGCAACAGGTGTATGCCAGGTTTCTGCGAAAGATGGCGCGCGCAGGTTTGCAGCAAGCACCTGAGGAAGGCGCACAGGATTTCAGCCATCGAGCACAACAGCAGTTGCCCATGCAGGCTGCGCAGATCGCGGCGATTACGGCGCTTTATCTGCAATTGCGTTATGGCCGCCCCTCTAACGCCTCGCTGCAGATGCTGAAGCGCGAGATCAGAAATCTATAA
- the tadA gene encoding tRNA adenosine(34) deaminase TadA: protein MTQPTSATPDEQLAIDQAFMQQALQLAQAAADAGEVPVGALVVQDGAIIGRGMNAPIGRHDPTAHAEIQAMREAAAAIGNYRLVGCTLYVTLEPCAMCSGAIQHARIARLVYGARDPKTGSCGSVIDLMAEPRLNHHTEVAGGILAEECGSMLSRFFSARRASKKALSSKPDTAE, encoded by the coding sequence ATGACCCAGCCAACATCTGCCACCCCCGACGAACAGCTCGCCATCGACCAGGCCTTCATGCAACAGGCACTGCAACTGGCGCAAGCCGCCGCTGACGCTGGTGAAGTCCCTGTCGGTGCGCTCGTGGTGCAGGATGGGGCTATTATCGGGCGCGGAATGAATGCCCCCATCGGCCGCCACGACCCTACCGCCCATGCAGAAATCCAGGCCATGCGCGAGGCCGCCGCCGCCATAGGCAACTATAGACTGGTAGGCTGCACGCTATACGTCACGCTGGAACCCTGCGCCATGTGCAGCGGCGCCATACAACACGCCCGCATTGCGCGGCTGGTATACGGCGCCCGCGACCCCAAGACCGGTAGCTGCGGCAGCGTGATTGACCTGATGGCAGAGCCCAGGCTCAACCACCATACCGAGGTGGCAGGCGGCATTCTGGCCGAAGAATGCGGCAGCATGCTGAGCCGCTTTTTCTCCGCCCGCCGTGCCAGCAAAAAAGCGCTATCCAGCAAGCCGGATACTGCTGAATAG
- a CDS encoding Bax inhibitor-1/YccA family protein: MMQSNYEIARNSEVLVADSNKVLRNTYALLGLSMIPTVIGAFIGMSMNFSWAAQHPIMFALATLAGMFGLFYGIQANRNSGLGVILLLALTLFMGVMLGPILQVALQLRNGGQLIGLAAGGTGIIFLTLAGIATTTKKDFSFMGKFLMVGIVLLIIASLANMFFQIPAFSLALSGVAVLLFSGFILYDVSRIVNGGETNYVMATLAIYLDIYNLFVNLLQILMAVLGDRD; this comes from the coding sequence ATGATGCAAAGCAATTATGAGATCGCACGTAATTCCGAAGTGCTGGTTGCCGATAGCAACAAGGTACTGCGCAATACTTACGCGCTACTCGGACTCAGCATGATCCCCACCGTGATCGGTGCCTTCATCGGCATGAGCATGAATTTCAGCTGGGCTGCCCAGCACCCCATCATGTTCGCGCTGGCCACACTGGCTGGCATGTTCGGCCTGTTCTATGGCATTCAGGCCAACCGCAACAGCGGCCTGGGTGTGATTCTGCTGCTGGCCCTGACCCTGTTCATGGGCGTGATGCTTGGCCCTATCCTGCAAGTGGCGCTGCAACTGCGTAATGGCGGTCAGCTGATTGGTCTTGCCGCAGGCGGCACCGGCATTATCTTCCTGACACTGGCTGGCATTGCCACCACCACCAAGAAGGATTTCAGCTTCATGGGCAAGTTCCTGATGGTCGGCATCGTGCTGCTCATCATTGCTTCCCTGGCCAATATGTTCTTCCAGATTCCAGCGTTCTCGCTGGCCCTGTCTGGCGTGGCTGTGCTGCTGTTCTCCGGCTTCATTCTGTATGACGTTAGCCGCATTGTGAATGGTGGCGAAACCAACTACGTGATGGCTACACTGGCGATTTACCTGGATATCTACAACCTCTTCGTCAACCTGCTGCAGATTCTGATGGCAGTACTGGGTGACCGTGACTAA
- the nagZ gene encoding beta-N-acetylhexosaminidase: MTLGPIMLDVVGTELDAADIRRLQHPLVGGVILFARNYQSPAQLKALTASIHAVRQPPLLIGVDHEGGRVQRFREGFTRIPPMREFGKIWDKQPKKAKQLAEEAGWLMAVELRAHGIDFSFTPVLDMDYGVSQVIGDRAFHMQPQAIAELAYALMQGLKRGGMAAVGKHFPGHGYIAADSHVAIPVDERSFDEIASTDMQPFRQMIDDGLPAIMPAHVIYPKVDDKPAGFSERWLQKVLRQRLAFNGVIFSDDLSMEGAVVAGNVTQRALAALNAGCDMALLCNRPDLADELLENLQWNISAPSLARLARMHGKLHPADMTALRESHEYIEAVHTISQIGIHEDDMFAEAS; this comes from the coding sequence ATGACATTAGGCCCGATTATGCTGGATGTGGTTGGCACCGAACTGGACGCCGCCGACATCCGCCGTTTGCAACACCCGCTGGTGGGCGGGGTGATTCTGTTCGCCCGCAACTACCAGTCGCCCGCACAACTGAAAGCCCTCACCGCCAGCATTCATGCCGTGCGCCAGCCACCCTTGCTGATAGGGGTGGATCATGAGGGTGGCCGCGTGCAACGTTTCCGCGAAGGCTTTACCCGCATTCCGCCCATGCGCGAATTCGGCAAGATCTGGGATAAACAACCGAAAAAAGCCAAACAGCTGGCCGAAGAAGCAGGCTGGCTGATGGCCGTGGAGCTGCGTGCCCATGGCATTGATTTCAGCTTTACGCCAGTGCTGGATATGGATTACGGCGTCAGCCAGGTAATCGGCGATCGCGCCTTTCACATGCAGCCACAAGCCATTGCCGAGCTCGCGTATGCGCTGATGCAAGGCCTCAAACGTGGTGGCATGGCGGCAGTTGGCAAGCATTTCCCCGGCCATGGCTACATTGCTGCGGATTCCCATGTAGCGATTCCGGTGGATGAACGCAGCTTTGACGAGATTGCCTCTACCGACATGCAACCTTTTCGCCAGATGATTGATGACGGCCTGCCCGCCATCATGCCTGCGCATGTGATCTACCCCAAGGTGGACGACAAGCCCGCTGGCTTCTCGGAGCGCTGGCTGCAGAAGGTCCTGAGGCAACGTCTGGCGTTCAATGGCGTGATTTTCAGCGATGATCTGTCGATGGAAGGCGCGGTGGTGGCGGGCAATGTTACCCAGCGTGCGCTGGCCGCACTGAATGCCGGGTGTGATATGGCCTTGCTGTGCAACCGTCCCGACCTTGCCGATGAGCTGCTTGAAAATCTTCAGTGGAATATTTCGGCACCCAGTCTGGCACGGCTCGCCCGCATGCATGGCAAACTGCATCCGGCTGACATGACGGCCCTGCGCGAAAGCCACGAGTATATCGAGGCGGTGCATACCATCAGCCAGATCGGCATCCATGAGGATGACATGTTCGCCGAGGCTTCCTGA